In Zygosaccharomyces rouxii strain CBS732 chromosome F complete sequence, a single window of DNA contains:
- the TMA16 gene encoding Tma16p (similar to uniprot|Q08687 Saccharomyces cerevisiae YOR252W RBF17 Hypothetical ORF): protein MPVTKSLGKLQKQMRSKGRSHVHPNGRKHKQLTRATIRESNIAAKKQEFQKRKTYELARVKYLQEVTNSESFKERSTFSLEETAVFLQEFIQRDNEELEELKKNRRSNRPPSNRQLLLQQKYDREMEEFKKGFLCPDLTDKQNVVTLRNWNGTFGTLNALKTIRVNNEGKQMIGGNTSFTMNTDVEMQ from the coding sequence ATGCCTGTGACAAAATCCTTGGGAAAGCTTCAAAAGCAAATGAGATCTAAGGGCAGATCTCATGTGCACCCCAACGGTAGAAAACACAAACAGTTAACAAGAGCTACGATAAGAGAGAGCAATATTGCAGCAAAAAAGCAGGAATTCCAGAAACGCAAAACTTATGAGCTGGCTCGTGTGAAATACCTTCAAGAAGTTACAAATTCCGAAtcattcaaagaaagaagcaCTTTTAGTCTTGAGGAGACAGCAGTTTTCTTGCAAGAATTTATTCAGCGTGATAATGAAGAgttggaagaattaaagaagaatagaCGTTCGAACCGTCCACCTTCCAATAGACAGCTTTTATTGCAACAAAAATACGACAGggaaatggaagaattcaagaaaGGATTTTTGTGTCCTGATTTGACAGATAAACAGAACGTTGTTACACTAAGGAATTGGAATGGAACTTTTGGAACTTtaaatgcattgaaaaCCATTAGGGTCAATAACGAAGGTAAACAAATGATCGGTGGTAATACCTCGTTTACTATGAACACTGACGTTGAAATGCAATGA
- the MRX4 gene encoding Mrx4p (weakly similar to uniprot|Q12467 Saccharomyces cerevisiae YPL168W Hypothetical ORF) — MSITWDRFSSNCLSKLCRGYAKSVKKPVSWKLVFDQRTPRPQAIWMFKQKLSESVENRSLAYTSDPHIREALNTLIKRSSISELSFEKSIQSLYKLILQRRVPDDEVYDAISQVSAKEVVNVAIPPSSSSKDIDSDQERPSLHIHPEQRDHLGEVIKEIGNHGKPVTKGDLFQNQEVKPESSSSHSHIDVGSLQKYLHKAEQGKNQKRYAWEGSRRYNWDRNLNDSPRLTAGNLIFASRSKPLRRSASKVLQRSTGKTRHDSQAQKKPKDLLIYNLGRRTKIVLPASHTNSIFNINYRDLFGVINGSGRAPEETLAVINQLETEGWQLIGDLYDNSENVVFQRTAGSTGESESRIPYKIPVISVATILTGLGIYYAIESRKRLKEPDYHQHV, encoded by the coding sequence ATGTCGATTACCTGGGATAGGTTCAGCAGTAACTGCCTTTCGAAACTCTGTCGTGGTTATGCCAAGTCGGTCAAGAAACCTGTGAGCTGGAAACTAGTATTTGACCAAAGAACTCCAAGACCTCAGGCCATATGGATGTTTAAGCAAAAACTTTCAGAATCTGTTGAAAATAGGAGTCTGGCTTATACGAGTGATCCACATATTAGAGAAGCTCTAAATACATTAATTAAACGATCTTCCATCTCAGAGTTGAGCTTCGAAAAATCGATACAGTCACTCTACAAGCTGATACTACAACGACGAGTTCCAGATGACGAGGTTTATGACGCTATTTCTCAGGTATCTGCCAAGGAAGTAGTCAACGTAGCTATTCCGccttcctcttcatcaaaggACATAGATAGTGACCAAGAGAGACCCTCCTTGCATATTCATCCAGAACAGAGAGATCATTTGGGGGAAGTCATCAAAGAGATTGGGAATCATGGTAAACCAGTCACTAAGGGGGATTTGTTCCAAAACCAAGAAGTTAAGCctgaatcatcatcatctcATTCTCATATAGATGTTGGTTCCCTCCAAAAATACTTGCATAAGGCTGAGCAAGGGAAAAATCAAAAGAGATATGCTTGGGAAGGATCAAGACGTTACAATTGGGATCGTAATTTAAACGATTCACCTCGGTTGACTGCAGGTAACCTTATCTTTGCATCTAGAAGTAAACCATTAAGACGATCAGCATCAAAAGTATTACAAAGGTCTACGGGGAAGACGAGGCACGATTCACAAGCACAGAAAAAGCCCAAAGATCTTCTAATCTATAATCTAGGAAGACGTACTAAAATTGTCTTACCTGCTTCACACACCAATAGTATATTCAATATAAATTACAGAGATTTGTTTGGTGTTATTAACGGTTCAGGACGTGCACCTGAGGAAACATTGGCTGTCAttaatcaattggaaactgAAGGTTGGCAATTAATTGGTGATCTGTACGATAACTCTGAGAATGTGGTATTCCAAAGAACTGCGGGTTCTACAGGGGAAAGTGAAAGCAGAATCCCTTACAAAATCCCAGTAATTTCGGTTGCTACAATCCTCACAGGTTTGGGAATATATTATGCCATTGAATCCAGAAAACGACTCAAAGAACCTGATTACCACCAACATGTATAA
- a CDS encoding putative lipase (similar to uniprot|P53118 Saccharomyces cerevisiae YGL144C ROG1 Protein with putative serine active lipase domain) produces the protein MGHSDATDVLYHYKSALKVGEVERYVITYDLYDGDEIPTDISLDSLWLKVKNLENLTHRAAYLMGPFILYCDVRTEDYHHSNKIYASVDRPKYEPNLQAQQRCIAELSLHQIKKRYVWIVDVVSQILFSTVSQIAFEITIGKTKQALDEKVDGLIENGSLSNQLTVSRLTTLDLWNLPHQLQMKKKVKHLVILTHGLHSNVSTDMVYLMEEIYKAQANYPDEQIVVKGYTGNVCQTEKGVKYMGTRLAKYIAEELYEESVGKISFIAHSLGGLVQTFAISYIAVKYPWFFQRVRPINFICIASPFLGVVTDNPAYVNLLLSFGVIGKSGQDLSLEKEPHSGAPLLYLLSGDPFKSILVKFKRRTLYMNAVNDGIVPLYTASMLFLDYEEVLRKLKELENNQTTLQADNAGVIHQEDFVGKHLISPFNKFVSMLAPQKFPGDISKIPKQSFLESAMSTIIPPLPDQSFILDPGSRKPVIVHDKIYTEKDIPPMLSEAEDTYKHSKNILLEPFTIRRKDKGKSLEETIARRWHEGVSWRKVVVSLKPDAHNNIIVRRRFSNAYGWPVMDHLIEAHFNGDDNNDYTHCNYLENSEELIPQDQSGHMLEPNKDYAWITRVENARLFDEGPTGMISTVGEILDTFSRKTFYEHAQNDDSNGGNIEHNGFNTFELENGSI, from the coding sequence ATGGGCCATTCAGATGCCACTGATGTATTATACCACTACAAATCAGCTTTGAAAGTTGGTGAGGTCGAGAGATATGTGATCACCTATGACTTATACGATGGTGATGAGATACCCACAGACATATCATTAGACTCCCTATGGTTAAAGGTAAAAAACCTGGAAAACCTCACACATCGTGCTGCATACCTCATGGGTCCATTCATTCTTTACTGTGATGTTAGAACAGAAGATTACCATCATTCGAACAAGATTTATGCCTCTGTGGATAGACCTAAGTATGAGCCCAATTTACAAGCACAACAGAGATGCATTGCTGAATTATCACTGCATCAGATTAAAAAACGGTACGTGTGGATTGTAGATGTCGTAAGCCAAATTCTCTTTAGTACCGTGTCTCAAATTGCATTTGAAATCACCATTGGTAAAACTAAGCAAGCCTTAGATGAGAAAGTGGATGGATTAATTGAGAATGGATCACTTTCTAACCAGTTAACGGTATCGAGGCTTACTACATTAGATCTTTGGAATCTACCACATCAATtgcaaatgaagaagaaagtaaAACATTTGGTGATTCTTACTCATGGCCTTCATTCTAATGTATCGACAGACATGGTATATCTTATGGAAGAAATTTACAAGGCACAAGCAAATTATCCAGATGAACAGATTGTGGTTAAAGGTTACACAGGAAACGTTTGTCAGACTGAGAAAGGTGTTAAATACATGGGGACCAGATTAGCCAAATATATTGCCGAGGAGCTTTATGAAGAATCCGTAGGGAAAATTTCCTTCATTGCACATTCATTGGGTGGTCTAGTACAGACGTTCGCAATTTCATATATTGCTGTCAAGTATCCAtggttctttcaaagagtGAGACCgattaattttatttgCATAGCCTCTCCATTTTTAGGTGTGGTTACTGATAATCCGGCCTACGTTAATCTACTTCTGTCCTTTGGTGTCATTGGAAAATCAGGTCAAGATTTGAGTCTCGAGAAAGAGCCTCATAGTGGAGCTCCTTTACTTTATCTTCTATCAGGCGATCCTTTTAAAAGTATACTAGTGAaatttaaaagaagaacacTTTACATGAATGCAGTCAATGATGGAATTGTCCCCTTATACACAGCTTCCATGCTGTTTTTAGACTACGAAGAAGTATTACGAAAGTTGAAAGAGCTCGAAAACAATCAAACAACTTTGCAAGCTGATAACGCTGGAGTCATTcatcaagaagattttgTTGGTAAGCACTTAATCTCAcctttcaacaaatttgTTAGTATGCTAGCCCCTCAGAAGTTTCCAGGTGATATTTCTAAAATTCCAAAGCAATCCTTTTTAGAATCTGCCATGTCTACCATCATTCCACCATTACCTGATCAGTCTTTTATTCTAGATCCCGGTTCCAGAAAACCTGTCATTGTTCATGACAAGATTTACACTGAGAAGGATATTCCACCAATGCTGTCAGAAGCAGAAGATACTTATAAGCATAGTAAGAATATTTTGTTAGAACCATTTACGATTAGACGCAAGGATAAGGGAAAAAGTCTGGAAGAGACTATTGCAAGAAGATGGCATGAAGGTGTATCATGGAGGAAAGTGGTCGTTTCACTAAAACCCGACGCCCATAACAATATTAtagtaagaagaagattctCGAATGCTTACGGCTGGCCCGTTATGGATCATTTGATAGAAGCACACTTTAACggtgatgataataacgATTATACGCATTGcaattatttggaaaactcTGAAGAACTCATACCACAGGATCAAAGCGGACACATGTTGGAACCTAATAAAGATTACGCATGGATTACCAGGGTGGAAAATGCAAGGCTTTTCGATGAGGGTCCCACTGGAATGATTTCTACTGTAGGTGAAATCCTAGACACCTTTTCTAGGAAGACATTTTATGAACATGCTCAAAACGATGATTCCAATGGGGGGAATATCGAACACAACGGATTCAATACGTTTGAACTTGAAAATGGAAGTATCTGA
- the TIP20 gene encoding Tip20p (similar to uniprot|P33891 Saccharomyces cerevisiae YGL145W TIP20 transport protein that interacts with Sec20p required for protein transport from the endoplasmic reticulum to the golgi apparatus): MMLLKNQHIVHKTTLFCKIFWHIVGSSSYIAMVLSSFDDLLNVDTRIDQINLERDALAVQLSSARNKLEKSWKQNSGNGSDKTQFEAIANDISANATSLSDVVTLREKYGDLQVLLQLQNLFEDQERADNNLERLQNLETEINELCELESSKLSIDKLKELHSELQSTKFGVEKSQFAKDIYSKFEEKLVARKAQELVEKFNAFLLEHKWDTPMFAPLSTQSMTSLRDQSATLYQLSQLYVVGEKPSILWNFKSIANNFTVRFTYHFHDVSFKIETYFKFLKEYLGENMHKCTSIFHDEDNGLTRQLVHEQFINYVLQPIRDRINTILFQNDQSTLITLISQIISTDKELSHSFHYHGEGLASLVPPRIWDKWLNYEVHVAMTQLTKIVSDPSNLDKSASEFVKLINKMYEYLEPFYSLESGEILQKYKLLTCSQIFMRLLSSYLDFVLKVDIIADRLPEEQLYQTFIKLQNCNVVSRRISELSLEYIFVHLTDIVNQRENKNYDSILQNVQESYQQIIENGNQGTIVHRIQKLLKESLKNYFKSGNWCLQNGPLDGDSPSSELVNSIKLMTRIMTKLDSLLIPLEVALDIKSQLLNVIVNYFIESILKLNKFNREGLEQLKVDFYALKASLNLPETVCNSQVAVLTEIVKILYLKYDDSSEMFIDTSYIKERDYTKLRSYHGIKLLRDSEIQDALYRVAYGNVV, from the coding sequence atgatgttgttAAAAAATCAACACATAGTACACAAGACAACCCTTTTTTGTAAGATATTCTGGCATATAGTGGGCTCTTCTAGTTATATCGCGATGGTATTGAGTAGTTTTGATGATTTGCTAAATGTAGATACCAGAATTGATCAGATTAATCTGGAAAGGGATGCGTTAGCAGTTCAACTGAGTTCAGCCCGTaataaattggaaaaatcaTGGAAGCAAAATAGCGGTAATGGCAGTGATAAAACTCAATTCGAAGCTATTGCTAACGATATTTCGGCTAATGCCACTTCGCTATCGGATGTTGTGACCCTTAGAGAGAAATATGGAGATTTACAGGTTCTTTTGCAACTACAAAATTTATTTGAAGACCAGGAGAGAGCTGATAATAACTTGGAAAGGTTACAAAATCTAGAAACTGAAATTAACGAACTATgtgaattggaatcatCGAAGTTATCCATTGACAAGCTGAAAGAGTTACATTCAGAATTGCAGAGTACGAAATTTGGAGTGGAGAAGAGCCAATTTGCCAAGGACATATATTctaaatttgaagaaaaattggtagCTAGAAAGGCTCAAGAATTAGTGGAAAAGTTTAATGCATTTTTACTGGAGCATAAATGGGATACTCCGATGTTTGCACCATTGTCAACTCAATCGATGACATCCCTTCGTGATCAATCTGCGACTCTTTATCAGTTGTCTCAGTTATACGTTGTAGGTGAAAAGCCATCTATTTTGTGGAACTTTAAGAGTATCGCTAATAATTTTACAGTCAGGTTCACCTACCATTTCCATGACGTCTCCTTTAAGATTGAAActtatttcaaatttctaaaGGAATACCTCGGTGAAAATATGCATAAATGTACCAGCATATTCCATGATGAAGACAATGGATTGACTAGACAATTGGTGCATGAACAATTTATCAACTATGTCTTACAACCAATTAGGGATAGAATTAATACGATCCTGTTCCAAAACGATCAATCTACGTTAATTACACTGATTTCCCAAATCATTTCCACCGACAAAGAGTTGTCACATTCGTTCCATTATCATGGCGAAGGTCTTGCTTCGTTAGTACCGCCACGTATTTGGGACAAATGGTTAAATTATGAAGTTCATGTGGCGATGACACAATTGACTAAAATAGTATCTGATCCATcaaatttggataaatcgGCGTCTGAGTTTGTTAAGTTAATCAATAAGATGTACGAATACTTGGAGCCATTTTACTCCTTAGAAAGTGGTGAAATCTTACAAAAATACAAATTGTTGACATGTTCACAAATATTCATGCgattattatcatcttATTTGGATTTCGTGCTAAAAGTTGATATTATAGCTGATAGGTTACCTGAAGAACAGTTGTATCAAACTTTTATTAAACTGCAAAATTGTAATGTGGTGAGTCGAAGAATTTCTGAACTTTCACTTGAATATATTTTTGTCCATTTGACAGATATAGTCAATCAAAGAGAAAACAAGAATTACGATTCTATTCTACAAAATGTTCAGGAGAGTTATCAAcaaattattgaaaatggtaatcAAGGTACTATTGTGCatagaattcaaaaattgttgaaggaaagtttaaagaattatttcaaatcagGCAATTGGTGCTTGCAAAATGGACCACTAGATGGGGATTCCCCAAGTTCTGAACTAGTGAACTCCATTAAATTAATGACTAGAATTATGACCAAATTAGATTCATTGTTGATCCCGCTTGAAGTTGCACTCGATATTAAGAGTCAACTTCTTAACGTCATCGTCAACTATTTTATCgaatcaattttgaaacttaACAAATTCAACAGAGAAGGATTGGAGCAGTTAAAGGTCGATTTTTATGCATTGAAAGCTTCATTGAATTTACCGGAAACCGTTTGCAATTCTCAAGTCGCAGTATTAACTGAAATTGTCAAGATTCTATATTTGAAATACGACGACAGTTCCGAGATGTTCATCGATACTTCGTATATCAAAGAAAGGGATTACACGAAATTGAGGTCATATCATGGCATAAAACTTTTAAGAGATTCCGAGATCCAAGATGCATTGTATAGAGTAGCATATGGCAACGTTGtataa
- the TMA17 gene encoding Tma17p (similar to uniprot|Q12513 Saccharomyces cerevisiae YDL110C Hypothetical ORF), giving the protein MSAGGIRRPIQIEEFKTAIGDMPSDELARIRNELGNSIRHLERSNARLEKYIAKIEGRPKNSPEVDSGDELESIEEGDLQLYQESLRENQTVLNNYNERIEALDQENLYRSSHKGNGSTVPPTPKTNVTTANRGAEGIYL; this is encoded by the coding sequence ATGAGTGCAGGAGGTATTAGAAGACCaattcaaattgaagagTTCAAGACAGCCATTGGGGACATGCCCTCAGACGAGCTAGCCAGAATCAGGAATGAACTTGGGAACAGTATTAGACATCTGGAGAGATCAAATGCAAGGCTTGAAAAGTATATCGCCAAGATCGAAGGCAGACCAAAGAACTCCCCAGAGGTGGACTCTGGTGATGAACTTGAAtccattgaagaaggtgatcTGCAGCTCTACCAAGAATCCCTAAGAGAGAACCAAACGGTTTTGAACAACTATAACGAGAGAATTGAAGCTCTAGACCAAGAGAATCTTTACAGATCTAGTCACAAGGGGAACGGCAGTACTGTCCCCCCTACTCCTAAAACTAACGTTACTACCGCAAACCGTGGTGCTGAAGGAATCTATCTATAA
- the RRT6 gene encoding Rrt6p (weakly similar to uniprot|P53117 Saccharomyces cerevisiae YGL146C Hypothetical ORF), whose product MLYCVWVILLYWRLIAPVVGLDNGDADTLNFKVEPVKYSNYDSTYDRFCFTMELSPTEELTSNVLFTFYVLDVLPFATDAGRFGGTSKSRGRQALHMSIKDPISGNLLRSTRNLKSGVTHVELNAGDSHKLDVCLANLVYDSSWSSLDIWEFVAVQLKTKEQLAWSKLGSLQEEYQVQQDVDNCMNKISHTINGEIFQELRSTETEHRNINESLCNAFVITLIVMIAFISSPPVILAYYCIKYKGFPGVRSPRA is encoded by the coding sequence ATGCTGTACTGTGTTTGGGTAATTCTTTTATACTGGAGATTGATTGCACCGGTCGTTGGATTAGATAATGGAGATGCTGATACCCTTAATTTTAAGGTTGAACCTGTTAAATATTCCAACTATGATTCCACCTACGATAGATTTTGCTTTACAATGGAACTGTCACCCACTGAAGAGTTGACTTCAAATGTCTTATTCACATTTTATGTGCTGGATGTACTGCCGTTCGCAACTGATGCAGGTAGATTTGGCGGTACTAGTAAATCTAGAGGCCGCCAAGCTCTACACATGAGTATCAAAGATCCAATCAGTGGTAATCTCCTGCGATCTACCAGGAACTTAAAATCAGGGGTTACACATGTGGAACTGAACGCTGGGGATTCTCATAAACTGGACGTTTGCCTTGCTAATTTAGTTTACGATTCATCTTGGTCGTCATTAGACATTTGGGAATTTGTTGCAGTTCAATTAAAGACCAAGGAACAACTGGCATGGTCAAAATTAGGTTCCTTACAAGAGGAATACCAGGTTCAACAGGATGTGGACAATTGCATGAATAAAATATCGCATACAATTAAcggtgaaattttccaagagttAAGGTCAACAGAAACTGAACATAGGAATATCAACGAATCCCTCTGTAATGCATTTGTGATTACACTTATTGTAATGATAGCATTTATCAGTTCACCACCTGTGATATTGGCGTACTACTGCATAAAATACAAGGGTTTTCCAGGTGTACGTTCACCGCGAGCCTAA
- the RRP42 gene encoding exosome non-catalytic core subunit RRP42 (highly similar to uniprot|Q12277 Saccharomyces cerevisiae YDL111C RRP42 Ribosomal RNA Processing Component of the exosome 3->5 exoribonuclease complex with Rrp4p Rrp41p Rrp43p and Dis3p (Rrp44p).) — MPLSIAEKSYLYDSLSSNAGTRPDGRLPHQFRPLEVYTDFLPSSNGSSRIIASDSSECIVSVKANVVDHQVQQDLFQVEVDIAGQRDDSSEVETLTSLLNRVLESRGSIDASKLKLTRKYSYKLFIDVLVISSSSHPVSLISFTIFSALNSTYLPKIISSFDDLEVEELPTFHDADMVKLDVSPPLVFILAVVGENVFMDAAANESEVADNGLIITWSGDKIVAPIRTVALNNSDVKGFNPLVLQRGIQMVQQYAGDVVRAFANL, encoded by the coding sequence ATGCCTCTTTCTAttgctgaaaaatcttACCTTTACGATTCATTGTCCTCTAATGCTGGTACAAGACCTGATGGTAGATTACCTCATCAGTTTAGACCTTTAGAAGTCTATACTGATTTTTTACCGAGttcaaatggatcttcGAGAATCATTGCAAGTGATAGTAGCGAGTGTATTGTAAGTGTTAAGGCAAATGTTGTAGATCATCAGGTTCAACAAGATCTCTTCCAAGTAGAAGTTGACATTGCAGGTCAAAGAGACGATTCATCTGAAGTGGAAACTTTGACATCACTTTTAAACAGAGTACTAGAAAGCCGTGGTAGTATTGACGCTTCAAAATTAAAACTGACTAGAAAATACAGCTATAAACTTTTCATCGATGTCTTAGTCATATCCTCAAGCTCACATCCAGTTTCACTAATATCTTTTACCATATTTTCTGCGCTAAATTCCACTTATCTACCGAAGATCATCTCCAGTTTTGACGATTTGgaagttgaagaattgcCCACTTTCCACGATGCCGACATGGTTAAACTAGATGTAAGTCCACCATTGGTATTCATTCTAGCAGTTGTTGGTGAGAATGTCTTTATGGATGCAGCCGCTAATGAAAGTGAAGTCGCTGATAATGGATTAATCATAACGTGGTCAGGCGACAAAATTGTTGCACCTATAAGGACTGTTGCGTTGAATAATTCAGATGTGAAAGGGTTTAACCCATTGGTATTGCAAAGAGGTATTCAAATGGTTCAACAATATGCAGGAGACGTTGTACGAGCCTTTGCCAATCTATGA